The genomic DNA ACATACTATAGCCTTAACACTTATTTTTAACTCATACTGCATTATACAGATTTTATAGACCAGTGGAGAATGTTACATTCTTTATAAATGTCAATATTTGAAGCTTCTTTGCTGTTCATTATAGCTAAATTCTTGCGTTGAAACacggagtttttgtttgtttgtttttccaaatagaAAGCATTATCTTTACAGCTTGGAGTTTGTGAAGTCCACAGACTAAGGACGCACCAGCAGGGAGGAAAGCGCTCACTTTGTCCCTGCCACTTCACACTCAGGGTCACAGGCAATGACAGAACAAAACTGGCACCACAGATCAAATTGCGGAAACATTGGTTTTGGATCCTTGTACTTTTGCCTCTGAAGTCTCCGCAGGGGGGTTCCTGTGGTCCCTCTCTGGTAGAGCCTCACAGATTCCATCTGAAGTGTAGTTGCTTGCCAAATCTACTCATCATCCCCCTGCTCCCTGACTGTGGAACCCAACTACCCCTCTCATCTTCAAGGAGAATTATGCTTTATGCTCCtcatcaacaaaataaaaggtcAAGCCCTTAACCTCTAACAAACCCCCATTTCCATCTGCAGTCCAGCAGTAGCTCAAAGGCAAGACAGGAACAAGAGAGAAAGCCCCTTCTTTAGTCTCAAACTCCCGGTCTGTTTTTAGCAAAGCCATTAATAGGAAGAGAATGGTGTGGATCAGCTTTTCAATATGCAAGATGGACGGAGGTAACCAGTTTTCTCGTGTAGTGGATTATGGGGGGAAATCCATCACTATCTCCAAATTACCCTCTGACCACCAAAGCACACTGACTACAGGAATATTTACCTAACAGGTTTCAAGTTCAGCACGGCTACCTCCTCTGTTTTTCTTGgatctctctgcctcccacccacCAAAGTCTTCTTTCGATTGCCCCCTCCCCAGCCTATCTGGCACCACTGGTAATAAACGAACTGTTTTCTCCATGACCTCTAAGCCTTCTACTCCACGGCAAGCAACGTGGAGTGCACACTCAGCAGGCTGCAAGCGAGCCGGGAGCCAGTCTGTCCGCGAGCCTTTCCAGCCATAAAACCTCACACTGCCcactgtgttttgtgttttggtcaACGTGGAGCCCCAAGCCGACCCAGCCTCTCCGTCGCACCTGGCTGCAATCCCTGACCCACACAGCACCCCAGCGCCgaccaaacaacaaaaagcaccaAACAGCAACAGATTCCTTTGTTTTACATGCAAATCCTACCTCCGGTAGTTGTCACATCTTCCTCAAAAGACACGCTTAATTTTTAATGACAGCGATCCCGTACAGTCCTCCACACAGCAGCCGGTACTCATCTTTACCCTTCGTGCTGGCAGCCTTTGTGGACCATTGATGTCACACCCTCGCTAACTCATGGCTTTAATACTCCTCGCTCAAAATGTCTGCAAGAGTTTGGAAGGACAATAGGAGTGACGGGCACTCTAGACAGCCATGCTTAACATTAGTTCTCTGAAGCTCTGTGGAAACCCGTTCAGACTGTTTTTAAAAGCGTGCAGGGGGTAGGATTTATTAGCCTATGACAGG from Cricetulus griseus strain 17A/GY chromosome 1 unlocalized genomic scaffold, alternate assembly CriGri-PICRH-1.0 chr1_0, whole genome shotgun sequence includes the following:
- the LOC103159201 gene encoding uncharacterized protein LOC103159201, which produces MSHISAESVSGPGLILHSRELLYDTLMLMTHMLPTEWMWRHAVAKKKHFQGCGSVREWRECLPSVHKALSSSCSIKKCDQNHNKIGIRDVFSSYADRRKKILLVNLLDVFKKALSLQLGVCEVHRLRTHQQGGKRSLCPCHFTLRVTGNDRTKLAPQIKLRKHWFWILVLLPLKSPQGGSCGPSLVEPHRFHLKCSCLPNLLIIPLLPDCGTQLPLSSSRRIMLYAPHQQNKRSSP